One Thiohalomonas denitrificans DNA segment encodes these proteins:
- a CDS encoding nuclear transport factor 2 family protein produces MKGTSEMVCSTLHSAIEGHDLDRLLSMYDENAELRVIDHSHPPSSPLELKGKDAIGNYYRDIFSRQLNHRVTRELASDGSLAFSEECEYPDGTQVFTNGLAELKDDKIIREIDVQAWDESPKH; encoded by the coding sequence ATGAAAGGGACAAGTGAGATGGTTTGCAGTACGCTGCACAGCGCAATCGAAGGACACGATCTGGACCGGTTGCTCAGCATGTACGACGAAAATGCCGAACTACGGGTCATCGATCACAGTCACCCCCCAAGCAGCCCTTTGGAACTCAAAGGTAAAGATGCCATTGGGAACTACTATCGGGATATATTCAGCCGGCAGCTGAATCACCGCGTGACCCGGGAACTAGCGAGCGACGGAAGCCTGGCCTTTTCCGAGGAGTGCGAGTACCCGGATGGAACGCAGGTGTTTACCAACGGCTTGGCCGAGCTCAAGGACGACAAGATCATCCGCGAGATCGACGTGCAGGCATGGGACGAATCACCCAAGCACTAA
- a CDS encoding reprolysin-like metallopeptidase — protein MRPLFWLATVLLLASPVPALAADDLSEDFDFKPAPSDEPGGAAYTWHEALDACEEKDMTLPSSADMAKMFCHADLELKEIVPEFPQVDGGCVESGATETFSNLREKGRYWSSSRHNEGVFRYVDFFDGQIGYYGSDEKLHVRCILPGDREREGQTPFPYDINDVDEEAFRYIIDTISTLYTTAFADHGKQLIMDQQWEDQKKGAVSWLMEEYDREKKQINQIREIDLNGGLARHPMLNRDAYAMVICHEIGHHLGGAPHALGASSEGQSDYFAAAKCMKRYLKVTRYRQHQTEPLPDELEAVCTANYHASDERTACRRNILAGLTLSRWFAYTREMDQTELTRRDTRQRPTTLVHGYPSPQCRLDTFIAGALCPVDEEAPFSDDSVRTGACTREAGYEQEARPQCWFRMEDAL, from the coding sequence ATGAGACCATTATTCTGGCTTGCTACTGTACTTTTACTGGCCTCGCCCGTTCCGGCTCTGGCAGCCGATGACCTTTCGGAGGATTTCGACTTCAAGCCGGCCCCTTCGGACGAACCGGGCGGCGCCGCGTACACCTGGCATGAAGCCCTGGACGCGTGCGAAGAAAAGGACATGACCCTGCCATCGAGCGCGGACATGGCAAAGATGTTCTGCCATGCCGATCTGGAACTCAAAGAGATTGTCCCCGAGTTCCCGCAGGTCGACGGAGGCTGTGTGGAAAGCGGGGCGACCGAAACGTTTTCCAACCTCAGGGAAAAGGGACGCTACTGGTCCTCATCCCGCCATAACGAGGGGGTATTTCGCTACGTCGACTTTTTCGATGGGCAGATCGGGTATTACGGCAGCGACGAAAAGCTGCATGTGCGCTGCATACTGCCCGGCGATCGCGAACGGGAGGGGCAAACCCCCTTTCCCTACGACATCAATGATGTCGACGAAGAGGCTTTCAGGTACATCATCGATACCATATCCACGCTTTATACGACTGCTTTTGCCGACCATGGAAAGCAACTCATCATGGATCAGCAGTGGGAAGATCAGAAGAAAGGAGCGGTTTCCTGGCTGATGGAGGAGTATGACCGGGAAAAGAAGCAGATCAACCAAATCCGCGAGATTGACCTGAATGGTGGATTGGCCCGCCACCCGATGTTGAATCGGGATGCCTACGCCATGGTCATCTGCCATGAAATAGGACACCACCTCGGTGGCGCACCGCACGCACTCGGGGCCAGTTCGGAGGGACAATCGGATTACTTCGCCGCAGCAAAGTGCATGAAACGCTACCTGAAGGTGACCAGGTATCGTCAGCACCAGACCGAACCGCTACCCGACGAGCTCGAAGCCGTTTGTACGGCCAATTACCACGCAAGCGACGAACGCACGGCTTGCCGGCGAAATATCCTCGCCGGACTCACGCTTTCCCGATGGTTTGCGTACACCAGGGAGATGGATCAGACGGAGCTTACACGGCGTGATACCCGGCAGCGGCCCACCACCCTGGTACACGGCTACCCGAGCCCCCAATGCCGCCTCGATACCTTTATCGCCGGAGCCCTGTGTCCGGTCGACGAGGAGGCCCCGTTCTCCGATGACAGCGTCCGTACAGGCGCCTGCACCCGGGAAGCCGGATACGAACAGGAGGCACGCCCCCAGTGCTGGTTTCGCATGGAAGATGCCTTATAG
- a CDS encoding methyltransferase regulatory domain-containing protein gives MSYDEIPYESSPFPETHPNFLATVARLFGVDAAPPDQCRVLELGCASGGNLIPMAFRLPDAHFVGIELSATQVADGQRLIAQAELPNIELHQGDILQFDTEGEGFDYIICHGVYSWAPEAVRERILAICRGRLNENGVAYISYNTLPGWHMRGMLREMLLHHTRELESPQERLAGAHELLGFLDGSLEGSDALHGRYLRMEIDRIRGNHPSYLYHEYLEEINQPFLFSRFVEDAARHDLRYLCDTELHSMFASPLGETADQMLGSIEDPIQRWQYTDFLTNRNFRQSLLCRSESRVARDPDLERFNGYAFHSDLKPPKKLDLRRVKAAPFTSATGERVQVAHPLTKAALAHLDRVFPDSLSFEDLVSVAQRQVTASGGGAAAAQLDHLTSELFSLFAHQAIGAAPSPHTVFHQIEERPRANRLARVQADAGIGHAAGFHHTTVGLDPFSTVLLQQLDGTRDRTELVRELARRFEEDSTLSALAGNQTGEKLRQMISANTTRMLELFARQGLLEPGTAA, from the coding sequence ATGAGTTACGACGAGATACCCTACGAAAGCAGCCCGTTCCCGGAGACACATCCCAATTTTCTCGCCACCGTCGCACGCCTTTTCGGCGTCGATGCCGCCCCTCCGGACCAGTGCCGGGTTCTGGAACTGGGCTGTGCCAGCGGTGGCAATCTCATCCCCATGGCCTTCCGACTGCCGGACGCACACTTCGTCGGCATCGAGCTTTCCGCTACCCAGGTAGCAGACGGGCAGCGGCTGATCGCACAGGCCGAACTCCCCAACATCGAATTGCACCAGGGCGATATCCTGCAGTTCGATACCGAGGGCGAGGGCTTCGATTACATCATCTGCCACGGGGTCTACTCATGGGCTCCCGAAGCGGTACGCGAACGCATTCTCGCTATCTGCCGCGGCCGATTGAATGAAAATGGCGTTGCCTACATCAGCTACAACACCCTGCCGGGCTGGCACATGCGCGGCATGCTGCGGGAAATGCTGTTACACCACACCCGCGAGCTGGAGTCCCCGCAGGAGCGACTGGCCGGAGCGCACGAGTTGCTGGGTTTCCTCGATGGCTCACTGGAGGGTAGCGACGCCCTGCACGGGCGCTATTTGCGCATGGAGATCGACCGCATCCGCGGCAATCATCCCAGCTATCTCTATCATGAATACCTGGAGGAGATTAACCAGCCGTTTCTGTTCTCCAGGTTCGTGGAGGACGCTGCCAGGCACGACCTGCGCTACCTGTGTGATACCGAACTGCACTCCATGTTCGCCTCACCTCTGGGCGAGACTGCGGACCAGATGCTGGGCTCCATCGAGGATCCCATTCAGCGCTGGCAGTACACCGACTTCCTCACCAACCGCAATTTTCGCCAGAGCCTCCTGTGCCGATCCGAATCCCGGGTGGCCCGTGATCCGGATCTGGAGCGATTCAACGGCTATGCCTTCCATTCCGATTTGAAACCGCCGAAGAAGCTCGACCTGCGCCGCGTTAAAGCAGCACCATTCACCAGCGCAACGGGCGAACGCGTGCAGGTGGCCCATCCGCTCACCAAGGCCGCGCTCGCGCATCTCGACCGCGTGTTTCCCGACAGCCTGTCATTCGAGGACCTGGTATCCGTGGCGCAGCGGCAGGTGACAGCATCGGGTGGGGGCGCCGCAGCGGCACAGCTCGATCACCTGACCAGTGAGCTATTCAGCCTCTTCGCCCATCAGGCGATCGGAGCTGCGCCTTCGCCACACACGGTGTTCCACCAAATCGAGGAGCGCCCGCGCGCCAACCGCCTGGCCCGCGTCCAGGCGGATGCCGGAATCGGCCACGCCGCCGGATTCCACCACACCACGGTAGGGCTGGACCCCTTCAGTACAGTGCTGCTGCAACAGCTCGACGGCACGCGGGATCGGACCGAGCTGGTCAGGGAGTTGGCACGACGCTTCGAGGAGGACAGCACCCTGAGTGCCCTGGCAGGCAACCAAACAGGGGAGAAGTTGAGACAGATGATTTCCGCCAATACCACCCGTATGCTCGA